In uncultured Trichococcus sp., one DNA window encodes the following:
- a CDS encoding DUF438 domain-containing protein has translation MEEDVKKSTREEEMEHRQAILKDLILRLHAGDDYEQIKKEFKEHFATVSALEISMMERRLIEQGIAVEEIQRLCSIHAALFADAVTYGQPPTPESEKPGHPIRVLKEENVAIEATLDRIARLLASYLADPDPDLKTGLLKQLEILWGFEKHYARKEYAIFPIMERYGMTAPPKVMWGVDDEIRGLYKKFRRMLEDGQLDNLRVAFETLQQ, from the coding sequence ATGGAAGAAGACGTCAAGAAAAGCACCCGGGAAGAGGAAATGGAGCACCGCCAAGCGATTTTGAAGGATCTGATTCTTCGCCTTCATGCAGGTGATGACTACGAACAGATCAAGAAGGAATTCAAGGAACATTTCGCGACGGTCAGCGCTCTCGAGATTTCGATGATGGAACGGAGATTGATCGAACAAGGCATCGCAGTCGAGGAAATCCAGCGCCTTTGCTCGATCCACGCCGCTTTGTTTGCCGATGCAGTGACCTACGGGCAGCCGCCCACTCCGGAGAGCGAAAAACCGGGGCATCCGATCCGGGTGCTTAAAGAAGAAAACGTAGCCATCGAAGCGACACTGGACCGGATTGCGCGCCTTCTGGCAAGCTATCTGGCAGATCCGGATCCAGATCTGAAAACCGGGTTGCTGAAGCAATTGGAAATCCTCTGGGGTTTCGAAAAACATTACGCGCGCAAAGAATACGCCATTTTCCCGATTATGGAGCGCTATGGCATGACGGCCCCGCCGAAAGTGATGTGGGGCGTGGACGATGAAATCCGGGGATTGTACAAGAAATTCAGACGGATGTTGGAAGACGGACAGCTCGACAACCTCAGAGTGGCTTTCGAAACGCTGCAGCAGG
- a CDS encoding SRPBCC family protein has translation MATFEKTIFINAPVQKVYEYTINPENWSHFYNGLSEPESISGKGEVGTIVKSSYSMMGIHFPITIEVTESQLTDEGAIWKGNITGSFPTKQTSRYVAKEGGTELTFDIDSVPPETLFTKILDKLVTDKMEENSTQHTLENIKAICESAQ, from the coding sequence ATGGCTACTTTTGAAAAAACCATTTTCATCAATGCACCAGTCCAAAAAGTCTACGAGTACACAATCAACCCTGAGAATTGGTCACACTTCTACAACGGCCTTTCCGAACCGGAAAGCATCAGCGGAAAAGGGGAAGTAGGCACGATCGTCAAATCGAGCTATTCCATGATGGGCATCCATTTCCCGATCACCATCGAAGTGACGGAAAGCCAGCTTACTGACGAGGGCGCAATCTGGAAAGGGAACATCACCGGGAGTTTTCCGACCAAGCAAACCAGCCGCTATGTTGCAAAAGAGGGAGGAACGGAGCTGACGTTCGATATCGACAGCGTGCCGCCTGAAACGCTGTTCACGAAAATCCTCGACAAACTCGTAACGGATAAAATGGAGGAAAACTCGACCCAACACACACTTGAAAACATAAAAGCCATCTGCGAATCGGCACAATAA
- a CDS encoding 50S ribosomal protein L25, producing MKLQVEKRDKVGSSAAKRARSDKKLTAIIYGKDVEATPVLLDAKDFDEVLKQLGKNAIFEVSISGGKTMQVIVKDIQQAALKNQIQNVELQALTKGQKLTMTVAIHLVGSEDIKEGVLTQTLNELEIETDAAHVPTEFQIAVNEMNIGDTLTVADIKVDAGITVLTEAESAVVILAAPATETVAEEEASTEAEAAEKAAE from the coding sequence ATGAAATTACAAGTAGAGAAACGCGACAAGGTTGGCTCATCTGCAGCAAAGCGTGCACGATCGGACAAAAAACTCACTGCAATCATCTATGGTAAAGATGTTGAAGCCACTCCAGTATTACTTGACGCAAAAGATTTTGACGAAGTGCTCAAGCAATTAGGTAAAAATGCAATCTTTGAAGTCAGCATATCCGGCGGAAAAACGATGCAAGTCATCGTTAAGGATATCCAACAAGCTGCCTTGAAGAACCAAATCCAAAACGTAGAATTACAAGCTCTCACAAAAGGTCAAAAATTGACGATGACTGTTGCGATTCACTTAGTCGGCAGCGAAGACATCAAAGAAGGTGTCTTGACCCAAACGTTGAATGAGTTGGAAATCGAAACGGACGCTGCCCATGTCCCTACCGAATTCCAAATCGCCGTTAATGAAATGAATATCGGTGATACCCTGACGGTTGCCGATATCAAAGTCGATGCCGGTATTACGGTCCTTACGGAGGCGGAATCCGCTGTTGTCATCTTAGCAGCTCCTGCTACAGAAACAGTAGCCGAGGAAGAGGCTTCAACTGAAGCAGAAGCAGCTGAAAAAGCCGCTGAATAA
- a CDS encoding serine hydrolase, whose amino-acid sequence MKKRKKLKKKYALFLSTLFLAGCVTFLLWDLAKSQEGESSASTQTLMMDVAYEIDELQAADEDSASEANAILQSSTILSPSGEDLAAGLAELNAAYPDQLGFVLINEQTGEAVTTNESRIFTSASLYKLFLTYAILVKVDAGVLSLQDQMADGATIDDYLTSTITVSANEPAKELAYLIGWENIETFIHDQGFVSTSFNPYPESDGVYYNGDLETTPAEVAYLLERLLDGELLSESSTAYFLGLLGDQQLVYALNTGLTDEVTFAHKTGLLDDVSHDAGVLSMDGQNYIVAVLTDGWLNATDDAAPVFEGIGSAVMTYLYAQ is encoded by the coding sequence ATGAAAAAAAGAAAAAAACTAAAGAAAAAATATGCACTTTTCCTGTCCACCCTGTTCCTTGCAGGCTGCGTCACGTTCCTACTGTGGGATTTGGCAAAATCCCAAGAAGGAGAAAGTTCCGCATCAACGCAGACCTTGATGATGGATGTCGCGTACGAGATTGATGAACTGCAGGCAGCAGATGAAGACAGTGCGTCAGAAGCGAATGCGATTCTCCAGAGCAGCACCATTTTGTCCCCTTCAGGCGAGGATTTGGCAGCGGGTTTGGCTGAGCTGAATGCAGCCTATCCTGACCAGCTTGGCTTTGTCCTCATCAACGAGCAGACCGGAGAAGCCGTCACGACCAATGAGTCCCGCATCTTCACAAGCGCTAGCCTTTACAAATTGTTTCTGACATATGCTATCCTTGTAAAGGTCGATGCGGGTGTACTCTCCTTGCAGGATCAGATGGCGGACGGGGCAACGATCGATGATTACCTGACCAGCACCATCACCGTTTCGGCAAATGAACCCGCAAAGGAACTCGCATACTTGATCGGATGGGAAAATATCGAAACTTTCATCCATGATCAGGGATTCGTTTCCACGAGCTTCAACCCCTATCCGGAATCCGACGGCGTCTATTACAACGGCGACCTGGAAACAACTCCAGCCGAAGTGGCCTACTTGTTGGAGCGCCTGTTGGACGGCGAATTGCTTTCAGAATCCAGCACAGCGTACTTTTTGGGCCTCTTGGGCGATCAGCAACTCGTCTATGCACTGAACACAGGCCTTACCGATGAAGTAACCTTTGCTCACAAAACCGGCTTGTTGGATGACGTATCCCATGACGCGGGCGTCCTGTCGATGGATGGTCAGAATTATATCGTAGCCGTCTTGACGGATGGTTGGCTAAACGCGACTGATGACGCCGCGCCGGTATTCGAGGGAATTGGCTCGGCCGTAATGACTTACCTGTATGCACAATAA